The following coding sequences lie in one Streptomyces venezuelae genomic window:
- a CDS encoding Uma2 family endonuclease, producing the protein MTPRTTDRPQMSVEEFEELADRAPETVRLEFINGKVQVKPVPDGSHGQIVMWLLKHCMQQRPELSLFPEQGLKIEGYRKGRARPDGVLAPDENFVGQGQWAEPTGVLMTVEVTSYDQDADRRDRVEKPDGYATSGIPVYLLVDRDAGEVRVYADPVGGRYRSLVRRAFGDAVELPDPVGITLDTAKLKEYTA; encoded by the coding sequence ATGACCCCCAGGACCACCGACCGGCCCCAGATGTCCGTCGAGGAATTCGAGGAGCTGGCCGACCGTGCGCCCGAGACGGTGCGGTTGGAGTTCATCAATGGAAAGGTCCAGGTCAAGCCGGTGCCGGACGGTTCTCACGGCCAGATCGTGATGTGGCTGCTCAAGCACTGCATGCAGCAGCGGCCCGAGCTGTCCCTTTTCCCCGAGCAGGGTCTCAAGATCGAGGGGTACCGGAAGGGCCGGGCCCGCCCGGACGGCGTGCTGGCACCGGACGAGAACTTCGTGGGCCAGGGACAGTGGGCCGAGCCGACCGGCGTGCTGATGACCGTGGAGGTCACCTCCTACGACCAGGACGCCGACCGTCGCGACCGCGTCGAGAAGCCCGACGGGTACGCCACCTCCGGGATTCCGGTGTATCTCCTCGTCGACCGGGACGCGGGTGAGGTCCGGGTATACGCGGATCCGGTGGGCGGGCGGTACCGCAGCCTCGTCCGGCGAGCGTTCGGTGACGCCGTCGAGCTCCCCGATCCCGTCGGTATCACCCTGGATACGGCCAAGCTCAAGGAGTACACCGCCTGA
- a CDS encoding helix-turn-helix domain-containing protein: MSVQYNSTWRYSGNQLKRWRMKANVSREELAAASNYSPDTIKAMEQGVRMPTARVLDVADGLCGAAGLLSAAKDYVKAEKFPPRAQDFMEYEQQAISLWWYEVALVPGLLQTETYARDLIGNRCPPLDEETVDERVAARVERQALLVRTPPVACSFVLYEAVLRGPHVGKEQLLHLLEVGRRGNVSVQVLPFDRAIPSALLGAMVLLETSERERYAFSEGQLASQLTSEPEVVGVYTERISMLRAEALSAAESVRFIERMVGEQ; encoded by the coding sequence GTGTCCGTTCAGTACAACTCGACCTGGCGGTACAGCGGGAACCAGTTGAAGCGGTGGCGCATGAAGGCGAACGTCTCGCGCGAGGAGCTGGCCGCCGCCTCCAACTATTCGCCGGACACCATCAAGGCCATGGAGCAGGGCGTTCGGATGCCGACCGCCCGGGTCCTGGACGTGGCCGACGGGTTGTGCGGGGCGGCTGGGCTGCTGAGTGCGGCGAAGGACTACGTGAAGGCGGAGAAGTTCCCGCCGCGCGCACAGGACTTCATGGAGTACGAACAACAGGCGATCAGTCTGTGGTGGTACGAGGTCGCGCTGGTGCCGGGTCTGTTGCAGACCGAGACGTACGCCAGGGACCTGATCGGCAATCGTTGCCCGCCGTTGGACGAGGAGACGGTGGACGAGCGAGTCGCCGCGCGCGTCGAGAGGCAGGCGCTACTGGTACGCACCCCGCCGGTGGCCTGCAGCTTTGTGTTGTACGAGGCAGTGCTGCGTGGACCACACGTGGGCAAGGAGCAGTTGCTCCACCTCTTGGAGGTAGGGCGTCGGGGCAACGTCAGTGTCCAGGTACTGCCTTTCGACCGCGCCATTCCCTCTGCTCTTCTGGGAGCGATGGTGTTGCTGGAAACCAGCGAGCGTGAGCGGTACGCGTTCAGTGAAGGCCAGTTGGCCTCGCAGCTGACATCGGAGCCAGAAGTCGTCGGTGTATACACGGAGCGGATTAGCATGCTCAGGGCAGAGGCCCTCAGTGCTGCCGAGTCGGTCCGGTTCATCGAGCGGATGGTGGGAGAGCAGTGA
- a CDS encoding type II toxin-antitoxin system RelE/ParE family toxin: MNWQINLHPSVEKWLLVLAEEDAVSADLVEAAVDMLAEHGPALGRPLVDRITGSRTHNLKELRPGSSGRTEVRILFVFDPKRQAILLVGGDKAGRWRDWYHEAIPVAEARYGEYLASRDGAGESGGV; this comes from the coding sequence ATGAACTGGCAGATCAATCTTCACCCGTCGGTGGAGAAGTGGTTGCTCGTGCTGGCAGAGGAGGACGCGGTGTCGGCTGACCTGGTCGAGGCGGCTGTCGACATGCTGGCGGAGCACGGTCCGGCACTGGGACGCCCGCTCGTCGACAGGATTACGGGCAGCCGAACCCATAACCTCAAGGAACTCCGTCCCGGAAGCTCGGGAAGGACTGAGGTCCGCATCCTCTTCGTCTTCGACCCCAAGCGCCAGGCGATCCTACTGGTGGGCGGCGACAAGGCCGGACGCTGGAGGGACTGGTACCACGAGGCGATTCCCGTGGCCGAGGCGCGCTATGGCGAGTACCTGGCGTCACGGGACGGTGCAGGAGAAAGCGGAGGCGTCTGA
- the recR gene encoding recombination mediator RecR encodes MYEGVVQDLIDELGRLPGVGPKSAQRIAFHILQAEPTDVRRLAHALLEVKDKVRFCATCGNVAQEELCNICRDPRRDPSVICVVEEPKDVVAIERTREFRGKYHVLGGAISPIEGVGPDDLRIRELLARLADGTVTELILATDPNLEGEATATYLARMIKPMGLKVTRLASGLPVGGDLEYADEVTLGRAFEGRRLLDV; translated from the coding sequence GTGTACGAGGGCGTGGTTCAGGACCTCATCGACGAGTTGGGCAGGCTGCCCGGCGTCGGTCCCAAGAGCGCGCAGCGGATCGCCTTCCACATCCTCCAGGCGGAGCCGACGGACGTCCGTCGGCTCGCGCACGCGCTGCTTGAGGTGAAGGACAAGGTCCGCTTCTGTGCGACCTGCGGGAACGTGGCGCAGGAGGAGCTCTGCAACATCTGCAGGGACCCGCGCCGGGACCCCTCGGTGATCTGCGTCGTGGAGGAACCGAAGGACGTAGTAGCAATCGAGAGAACCCGTGAGTTCCGGGGCAAGTACCACGTCCTGGGCGGCGCGATCAGCCCGATCGAGGGTGTGGGCCCGGACGACCTGCGCATACGAGAACTTCTCGCACGCCTGGCGGACGGCACGGTCACGGAGCTGATCCTCGCCACGGACCCGAACCTGGAGGGCGAGGCGACGGCGACGTACCTCGCGCGCATGATCAAGCCCATGGGCCTGAAGGTCACCCGCCTGGCCAGCGGACTCCCTGTCGGGGGAGATCTGGAATACGCGGACGAGGTCACCCTGGGCCGCGCCTTCGAGGGGAGACGACTCCTAGATGTCTGA
- a CDS encoding DUF397 domain-containing protein produces MSERLSWFKSSHSDDEGGACLEVALESYESGPVLLRVRDSKLSSSPVLTLSAPAWLAFIAAVQPGA; encoded by the coding sequence GTGAGCGAGCGGTTGTCGTGGTTCAAGTCGAGTCACAGTGACGACGAGGGCGGCGCCTGCCTGGAAGTCGCCCTCGAATCGTACGAATCCGGCCCCGTGCTTCTTCGCGTCCGGGACTCGAAGCTTTCCTCCAGCCCCGTGCTCACCCTGTCCGCCCCCGCGTGGCTCGCCTTCATCGCCGCAGTTCAGCCCGGGGCTTGA
- a CDS encoding DUF5063 domain-containing protein — MSDATLNTVTDNPDDFAVQISDQIESFIVSVREVAKGVEPDSAVPFLLLEVSQLLLAGGRLGAHEDIVPEERYEPDLGPEQDVDDLRERLATLLDPIDVYSEVFDPYEPRKAPVPCRISDDLADVVADLCHGLAHYRAGRTTEALWWWQFSYFSNWGSTASGALRALQSLVAHVRLNQPLDDLDGLDTDEDLQADGLEEEAGRVMAEEIAGPLGLRTIK, encoded by the coding sequence ATGTCTGACGCCACGCTGAACACCGTGACCGACAACCCGGACGACTTCGCCGTCCAGATCTCCGACCAGATCGAGAGCTTCATCGTCTCGGTCAGGGAGGTCGCGAAGGGCGTGGAACCGGACTCGGCGGTCCCGTTCCTCCTCCTGGAAGTCTCCCAGCTCCTCCTCGCCGGCGGCCGCCTGGGCGCACACGAGGACATCGTCCCCGAGGAGCGCTACGAGCCGGACCTCGGCCCGGAGCAGGACGTGGACGACCTCCGCGAGCGCCTGGCCACCCTCCTGGACCCGATCGACGTCTACTCCGAGGTCTTCGACCCGTACGAGCCCCGCAAGGCCCCCGTCCCCTGCCGCATCTCGGACGACCTGGCAGACGTGGTCGCGGACCTCTGCCACGGTCTGGCCCACTACCGCGCGGGCCGCACGACCGAAGCGCTCTGGTGGTGGCAGTTCTCCTACTTCTCCAACTGGGGCTCCACAGCCTCCGGCGCCCTCCGAGCCCTCCAGTCCCTGGTGGCCCACGTCCGCCTCAACCAGCCCCTGGACGACCTGGACGGCCTCGACACGGACGAGGACCTCCAGGCGGACGGCCTGGAGGAGGAGGCGGGGCGGGTCATGGCGGAGGAGATCGCGGGGCCGTTGGGGCTGCGGACGATCAAGTAG
- a CDS encoding helix-turn-helix transcriptional regulator: MGEYSSWAEVKRRMRESAPDVSDAEWERRKQTARTATEAHVLGHHLREIREEQNLTQADVAKAVGISQARVSQVERGEIHNLETMRSYAAALGARLTVSIEYGDRVGGAA; encoded by the coding sequence ATGGGTGAGTACAGCAGCTGGGCAGAGGTGAAGCGCCGGATGCGGGAGAGCGCGCCCGATGTTTCCGACGCCGAGTGGGAGCGCCGCAAGCAGACGGCCCGTACCGCCACCGAGGCGCACGTTCTCGGACATCACCTCCGGGAGATCCGTGAAGAACAGAACCTGACCCAGGCGGACGTGGCCAAGGCGGTTGGGATCTCCCAGGCGCGGGTCTCGCAGGTGGAGCGGGGCGAGATCCACAACCTGGAGACGATGCGCTCGTACGCGGCGGCGCTCGGCGCGAGGCTCACGGTGTCCATTGAGTATGGGGATCGGGTGGGCGGCGCGGCGTGA